A stretch of Alligator mississippiensis isolate rAllMis1 chromosome 14, rAllMis1, whole genome shotgun sequence DNA encodes these proteins:
- the SEZ6 gene encoding seizure protein 6 homolog isoform X3: MGAPAAGPAGRGAACLLLAALLPLQLPLPLRARAPGLQPEAPNALARKGAGSWEEEPTALPTPDEPAAEARFVTTAPPLDLLNHHPLLEDFLRDAPRPGPFLGGAQRPDPPDPPEPLAPTPAPSLARPDEPPAFPEPSTPSAPTALMGNRAEAGDVEGTPEMARPVFTTELLATAAGPVVPWPEPRAAVPGPVRTEPLVTPAPTFSPTGLPRPGPVTVTSSPPSASSPPALVAPPQVPGPTLPQAVEPQTAVTPSATASGDDEDTTSTTLITTTTITTGPAPAPCAWNLTGPEGSLESPEPPGPSSGPEGSLDCTYAISVYPGYGVEIKVQNISLLEGEAVTVETVGGAEPVVLANESFLLRGQVIRSPSNQVAVRYQSPAPARAGAFRFRFQAYVLSCRFPSRPAYGDVSVTSLHPGGDAYFSCAAGYQLQGPHALTCLNATRPFWSGREPLCVAACGGVIRNASLGRVVSPGFPGTYSNNLTCHWLLEAPPGQRLHLHFEKVSLAEDDDRLIIRNGNGVEAPPVYDSYEVEYLPIEGLLSTARHFFVELTTDSSGAAAGVALRYEAFQPGHCYEPFVKYGNFTTSDAAYALGATVEFSCDPGYTLEQGSVVIECVDPTDPQWNETEPACRAVCSGEITDSAGVVLSPNWPEAYGKGQDCIWGLHVEQDKRVMLDIRVLHVGTGDVLTFYDGDDLTARILGQFTGARSRFKLYTSTADVTIQFQSDPGSSVSGYQQGFVIHFYEVPRNDTCPELPEIPNGWKTTSHPELIHGTVVTYHCYPGYEIVGTDLLMCHWDLTWSGDLPTCERVTTCRDPGDVEHSRRLVSSTRFPVGSTVQFVCDKGYILAGTALLTCHDRQAGGPKWSDRLPKCTPELYEPCHNPGIPEHGAQAPEKRLYQAGATLRFSCTAGHVLLGEASLRCVPGHPSQWSSSPPLCKAASYDEFYSNRNLDAVAKAMPAGAALESTNVAVAVLLPVVAVALLLGGICLYFSRLQGKPSLQLPLSGSHPYDHITVESAFDNPTYETGMREYEVSI; this comes from the exons aTGGGGGCCCCGGCAGCGGGTCCGGCCGGCCGCGGCGCcgcctgcctcctcctggccgCGCTGCTCCCGCTCCAGCTGCCGCTCCCGCTCCGCGCCCGGGCTCCAG ggctgcagcccgAGGCGCCCAACGCGCTGGCCCGCAAGGGAGCgggcagctgggaggaggagcCGACGGCGCTGCCCACGCCGGACGAGCCCGCGGCCGAGGCCCGCTTCGTCACCACGGCCCCCCCGCTCGACCTGCTCAACCACCACCCGCTGCTGGAGGACTTCCTGCGGGACGCCCCCCGCCCAGGGCCCTTCCTCGGGGGTGCGCAGCGCCCCGACCCACCTGACCCACCCGAGCCACTTGCCCCGACGCCTGCACCCAGCCTGGCACGTCCGGATGAGCCCCCGGCCTTCCCTGAGCCCAGCACGCCCTCCGCCCCCACAGCACTGATGGGCAACAGAGCCGAGGCTGGGGACGTGGAGGGGACACCTGAAATGGCCAGGCCGGTCTTCACCACGGAGCTGCTGGCCACGGCCGCGGGCCCTGTGGTGCCGTGGCCAGAGCCACGTGCCGCTGTCCCCGGGCCGGTGCGCACGGAGCCCCTGGTCACCCCTGCCCCGACCTTCTCCCCCACCGGCCTGCCGCGCCCGGGCCCCGTCACGGTGACCAGCAGCCCCCCGAGCgcctccagccccccagccctggtggcacccccccaggtgcctggcccaaccctgccccaggctgtggaGCCCCAGACAGCAGTGACCCCCAGCGCCACGGCTTCTGGGGATGACGAGGACACCACCAGCACCACcctcatcaccaccaccaccatcaccacggGGCCGGCGCCAG CTCCGTGCGCCTGGAACCTCACGGGCCCCGAGGGCTCCCTGGAGTCTCCGGAGCCGCCCGGCCCCAGCTCGGGCCCCGAGGGCAGCCTGGACTGCACCTATGCCATCTCCGTGTACCCCGGCTACGGCGTGGAGATCAAG GTGCAGAACATCAGCCTGCTGGAGGGGGAGGCCGTGACGGTGGAGACGGTCGGTGGCGCCGAGCCCGTGGTCCTGGCTAACGAGTCCTTCCTCCTGCGGGGCCAGGTCATCCGCAGCCCCAGCAACCAGGTGGCCGTGCGGTACCagagccccgcgcccgcccgcgccGGCGCCTTCCGCTTCCGCTTCCAAG CCTACGTGCTGAGCTGCCGCTTCCCCTCACGCCCGGCCTATGGGGACGTCTCGGTCACCAGCCTGCACCCGGGCGGCGATGCCTACTTCTCCTGCGCCGCCGGCTACCAGCTGCAGGGCCCCCACGCCCTCACCTGCCTCAACGCCACCCGCCCCTTCTggagtggcagggagcccctCTGCGTGG CGGCCTGCGGGGGTGTGATCCGGAACGCCTCCCTGGGGCGCGTCGTCTCGCCCGGCTTCCCCGGGACCTACAGCAACAACCTGACCTGCCACTGGCTGCTGGAGGCACCGCCCGGGCAGCGCCTGCACCTGCACTTCGAGAAGGTCTCGCTGGCCGAGGATGACGACCG GCTCATCATCCGCAATGGGAACGGCGTGGAGGCGCCGCCGGTGTACGACTCGTACGAGGTGGAGTACCTGCCCATCGAGGGGCTGCTCAGCACCGCCCGCCACTTCTTCGTGGAGCTCACGACCGACAGCAGTGGCGCAGCCGCCGGCGTGGCCCTGCGCTACGAGG CCTTCCAGCCCGGGCACTGCTACGAGCCCTTCGTCAAGTACGGCAACTTCACCACCAGCGACGCAGCCTACGCGCTGGGCGCCACCGTGGAGTTCAGCTGCGACCCCGGCTACACGCTGGAGCAGGGCTCCGTGGTCATCGAGTGCGTGGACCCCACCGACCCGCAGTGGAACGAGACGGAGCCGGCCTGCCGAG CTGTGTGCAGCGGGGAGATCACGGACTCGGCCGGCGTCGTCCTGTCGCCCAACTGGCCGGAGGCCTACGGCAAGGGCCAGGACTGCATTTGGGGGCTGCACGTGGAGCAAGACAAGCGCGTCATGCTGGACATCCGTGT GCTGCACGTGGGCACAGGCGATGTGCTGACCTTCTACGACGGGGACGACCTGACCGCCCGCATCCTGGGCCAGTTCACGGGTGCACGCAGCCGCTTCAAGCTCTACACCTCCACGGCCGATGTCACCATCCAGTTCCAGTCCGACCCTGGCAGCTCTGTCTCCGGCTACCAGCAAGGCTTCGTCATCCACTTCTATG AGGTGCCGCGCAACGACACGTGCCCCGAGCTGCCCGAGATCCCCAATGGCTGGAAGACCACGTCGCACCCCGAGCTGATCCACGGCACCGTGGTGACCTACCACTGCTACCCGGGCTATGAGATTGTGGGCACCGACCTGCTCATGTGCCACTGGGACCTCACCTGGAGTGGAGACCTGCCCACCTGCGAGAGAG TGACCACGTGCAGGGACCCAGGAGATGTGGAGCACAGCCGCCGCCTGGTCTCCAGCACCAGGTTCCCAGTGGGCAGCACTGTGCAGTTCGTGTGTGACAAGGGCTACATCCTGGCGGGCACCGCGCTCCTCACCTGCCACGACCGCCAGGCAGGCGGCCCCAAGTGGAGCGATCGCCTGCCCAAGTGCACCC cGGAGCTGTATGAGCCCTGCCACAACCCGGGCATCCCTGAGCACGGTGCtcaagccccagagaagaggcTGTACCAGGCCGGGGCCACCCTGCGCTTCTCGTGCACTGCgggccacgtgctgctgggggagGCGAGTCTGCGCTGCGTGCCCGGGCACCCCTCGCAGTGGAGCAGCTCCCCGCCGCTCTGCAAGGCCG cctcctACGATGAGTTCTACAGCAATCGCAACCTGGACG CAGTCGCCAAGGCCATGCCTGCGGGGGCTGCGCTGGAGAGCACCAACGTCGCTGTCGCTGTTCTCCTGCCCGTGGTCGCAGTGGCATTGCTCCTGGGTGGCATTTGCCTCTACTTCTCCAG GCTCCAGGGGAAGCCGTCTCTGCAGCTGCCGCTCTCGGGGTCACACCCCTACGACCACATCACCGTGGAGTCGGCCTTTGACAACCCCACCTACGAGACCGGA ATGAGGGAATATGAGGTCTCCATCTAG
- the SEZ6 gene encoding seizure protein 6 homolog isoform X1, producing the protein MGAPAAGPAGRGAACLLLAALLPLQLPLPLRARAPGLQPEAPNALARKGAGSWEEEPTALPTPDEPAAEARFVTTAPPLDLLNHHPLLEDFLRDAPRPGPFLGGAQRPDPPDPPEPLAPTPAPSLARPDEPPAFPEPSTPSAPTALMGNRAEAGDVEGTPEMARPVFTTELLATAAGPVVPWPEPRAAVPGPVRTEPLVTPAPTFSPTGLPRPGPVTVTSSPPSASSPPALVAPPQVPGPTLPQAVEPQTAVTPSATASGDDEDTTSTTLITTTTITTGPAPAPCAWNLTGPEGSLESPEPPGPSSGPEGSLDCTYAISVYPGYGVEIKVQNISLLEGEAVTVETVGGAEPVVLANESFLLRGQVIRSPSNQVAVRYQSPAPARAGAFRFRFQAYVLSCRFPSRPAYGDVSVTSLHPGGDAYFSCAAGYQLQGPHALTCLNATRPFWSGREPLCVAACGGVIRNASLGRVVSPGFPGTYSNNLTCHWLLEAPPGQRLHLHFEKVSLAEDDDRLIIRNGNGVEAPPVYDSYEVEYLPIEGLLSTARHFFVELTTDSSGAAAGVALRYEAFQPGHCYEPFVKYGNFTTSDAAYALGATVEFSCDPGYTLEQGSVVIECVDPTDPQWNETEPACRAVCSGEITDSAGVVLSPNWPEAYGKGQDCIWGLHVEQDKRVMLDIRVLHVGTGDVLTFYDGDDLTARILGQFTGARSRFKLYTSTADVTIQFQSDPGSSVSGYQQGFVIHFYEVPRNDTCPELPEIPNGWKTTSHPELIHGTVVTYHCYPGYEIVGTDLLMCHWDLTWSGDLPTCERVTTCRDPGDVEHSRRLVSSTRFPVGSTVQFVCDKGYILAGTALLTCHDRQAGGPKWSDRLPKCTPELYEPCHNPGIPEHGAQAPEKRLYQAGATLRFSCTAGHVLLGEASLRCVPGHPSQWSSSPPLCKAASYDEFYSNRNLDAVAKAMPAGAALESTNVAVAVLLPVVAVALLLGGICLYFSRLQGKPSLQLPLSGSHPYDHITVESAFDNPTYETGSVFFPGDEGI; encoded by the exons aTGGGGGCCCCGGCAGCGGGTCCGGCCGGCCGCGGCGCcgcctgcctcctcctggccgCGCTGCTCCCGCTCCAGCTGCCGCTCCCGCTCCGCGCCCGGGCTCCAG ggctgcagcccgAGGCGCCCAACGCGCTGGCCCGCAAGGGAGCgggcagctgggaggaggagcCGACGGCGCTGCCCACGCCGGACGAGCCCGCGGCCGAGGCCCGCTTCGTCACCACGGCCCCCCCGCTCGACCTGCTCAACCACCACCCGCTGCTGGAGGACTTCCTGCGGGACGCCCCCCGCCCAGGGCCCTTCCTCGGGGGTGCGCAGCGCCCCGACCCACCTGACCCACCCGAGCCACTTGCCCCGACGCCTGCACCCAGCCTGGCACGTCCGGATGAGCCCCCGGCCTTCCCTGAGCCCAGCACGCCCTCCGCCCCCACAGCACTGATGGGCAACAGAGCCGAGGCTGGGGACGTGGAGGGGACACCTGAAATGGCCAGGCCGGTCTTCACCACGGAGCTGCTGGCCACGGCCGCGGGCCCTGTGGTGCCGTGGCCAGAGCCACGTGCCGCTGTCCCCGGGCCGGTGCGCACGGAGCCCCTGGTCACCCCTGCCCCGACCTTCTCCCCCACCGGCCTGCCGCGCCCGGGCCCCGTCACGGTGACCAGCAGCCCCCCGAGCgcctccagccccccagccctggtggcacccccccaggtgcctggcccaaccctgccccaggctgtggaGCCCCAGACAGCAGTGACCCCCAGCGCCACGGCTTCTGGGGATGACGAGGACACCACCAGCACCACcctcatcaccaccaccaccatcaccacggGGCCGGCGCCAG CTCCGTGCGCCTGGAACCTCACGGGCCCCGAGGGCTCCCTGGAGTCTCCGGAGCCGCCCGGCCCCAGCTCGGGCCCCGAGGGCAGCCTGGACTGCACCTATGCCATCTCCGTGTACCCCGGCTACGGCGTGGAGATCAAG GTGCAGAACATCAGCCTGCTGGAGGGGGAGGCCGTGACGGTGGAGACGGTCGGTGGCGCCGAGCCCGTGGTCCTGGCTAACGAGTCCTTCCTCCTGCGGGGCCAGGTCATCCGCAGCCCCAGCAACCAGGTGGCCGTGCGGTACCagagccccgcgcccgcccgcgccGGCGCCTTCCGCTTCCGCTTCCAAG CCTACGTGCTGAGCTGCCGCTTCCCCTCACGCCCGGCCTATGGGGACGTCTCGGTCACCAGCCTGCACCCGGGCGGCGATGCCTACTTCTCCTGCGCCGCCGGCTACCAGCTGCAGGGCCCCCACGCCCTCACCTGCCTCAACGCCACCCGCCCCTTCTggagtggcagggagcccctCTGCGTGG CGGCCTGCGGGGGTGTGATCCGGAACGCCTCCCTGGGGCGCGTCGTCTCGCCCGGCTTCCCCGGGACCTACAGCAACAACCTGACCTGCCACTGGCTGCTGGAGGCACCGCCCGGGCAGCGCCTGCACCTGCACTTCGAGAAGGTCTCGCTGGCCGAGGATGACGACCG GCTCATCATCCGCAATGGGAACGGCGTGGAGGCGCCGCCGGTGTACGACTCGTACGAGGTGGAGTACCTGCCCATCGAGGGGCTGCTCAGCACCGCCCGCCACTTCTTCGTGGAGCTCACGACCGACAGCAGTGGCGCAGCCGCCGGCGTGGCCCTGCGCTACGAGG CCTTCCAGCCCGGGCACTGCTACGAGCCCTTCGTCAAGTACGGCAACTTCACCACCAGCGACGCAGCCTACGCGCTGGGCGCCACCGTGGAGTTCAGCTGCGACCCCGGCTACACGCTGGAGCAGGGCTCCGTGGTCATCGAGTGCGTGGACCCCACCGACCCGCAGTGGAACGAGACGGAGCCGGCCTGCCGAG CTGTGTGCAGCGGGGAGATCACGGACTCGGCCGGCGTCGTCCTGTCGCCCAACTGGCCGGAGGCCTACGGCAAGGGCCAGGACTGCATTTGGGGGCTGCACGTGGAGCAAGACAAGCGCGTCATGCTGGACATCCGTGT GCTGCACGTGGGCACAGGCGATGTGCTGACCTTCTACGACGGGGACGACCTGACCGCCCGCATCCTGGGCCAGTTCACGGGTGCACGCAGCCGCTTCAAGCTCTACACCTCCACGGCCGATGTCACCATCCAGTTCCAGTCCGACCCTGGCAGCTCTGTCTCCGGCTACCAGCAAGGCTTCGTCATCCACTTCTATG AGGTGCCGCGCAACGACACGTGCCCCGAGCTGCCCGAGATCCCCAATGGCTGGAAGACCACGTCGCACCCCGAGCTGATCCACGGCACCGTGGTGACCTACCACTGCTACCCGGGCTATGAGATTGTGGGCACCGACCTGCTCATGTGCCACTGGGACCTCACCTGGAGTGGAGACCTGCCCACCTGCGAGAGAG TGACCACGTGCAGGGACCCAGGAGATGTGGAGCACAGCCGCCGCCTGGTCTCCAGCACCAGGTTCCCAGTGGGCAGCACTGTGCAGTTCGTGTGTGACAAGGGCTACATCCTGGCGGGCACCGCGCTCCTCACCTGCCACGACCGCCAGGCAGGCGGCCCCAAGTGGAGCGATCGCCTGCCCAAGTGCACCC cGGAGCTGTATGAGCCCTGCCACAACCCGGGCATCCCTGAGCACGGTGCtcaagccccagagaagaggcTGTACCAGGCCGGGGCCACCCTGCGCTTCTCGTGCACTGCgggccacgtgctgctgggggagGCGAGTCTGCGCTGCGTGCCCGGGCACCCCTCGCAGTGGAGCAGCTCCCCGCCGCTCTGCAAGGCCG cctcctACGATGAGTTCTACAGCAATCGCAACCTGGACG CAGTCGCCAAGGCCATGCCTGCGGGGGCTGCGCTGGAGAGCACCAACGTCGCTGTCGCTGTTCTCCTGCCCGTGGTCGCAGTGGCATTGCTCCTGGGTGGCATTTGCCTCTACTTCTCCAG GCTCCAGGGGAAGCCGTCTCTGCAGCTGCCGCTCTCGGGGTCACACCCCTACGACCACATCACCGTGGAGTCGGCCTTTGACAACCCCACCTACGAGACCGGA tcTGTCTTTTTCCCAGGAGATGAGGGAATATGA
- the SEZ6 gene encoding seizure protein 6 homolog isoform X2, translating into MGAPAAGPAGRGAACLLLAALLPLQLPLPLRARAPGLQPEAPNALARKGAGSWEEEPTALPTPDEPAAEARFVTTAPPLDLLNHHPLLEDFLRDAPRPGPFLGGAQRPDPPDPPEPLAPTPAPSLARPDEPPAFPEPSTPSAPTALMGNRAEAGDVEGTPEMARPVFTTELLATAAGPVVPWPEPRAAVPGPVRTEPLVTPAPTFSPTGLPRPGPVTVTSSPPSASSPPALVAPPQVPGPTLPQAVEPQTAVTPSATASGDDEDTTSTTLITTTTITTGPAPAPCAWNLTGPEGSLESPEPPGPSSGPEGSLDCTYAISVYPGYGVEIKVQNISLLEGEAVTVETVGGAEPVVLANESFLLRGQVIRSPSNQVAVRYQSPAPARAGAFRFRFQAYVLSCRFPSRPAYGDVSVTSLHPGGDAYFSCAAGYQLQGPHALTCLNATRPFWSGREPLCVAACGGVIRNASLGRVVSPGFPGTYSNNLTCHWLLEAPPGQRLHLHFEKVSLAEDDDRLIIRNGNGVEAPPVYDSYEVEYLPIEGLLSTARHFFVELTTDSSGAAAGVALRYEAFQPGHCYEPFVKYGNFTTSDAAYALGATVEFSCDPGYTLEQGSVVIECVDPTDPQWNETEPACRAVCSGEITDSAGVVLSPNWPEAYGKGQDCIWGLHVEQDKRVMLDIRVLHVGTGDVLTFYDGDDLTARILGQFTGARSRFKLYTSTADVTIQFQSDPGSSVSGYQQGFVIHFYEVPRNDTCPELPEIPNGWKTTSHPELIHGTVVTYHCYPGYEIVGTDLLMCHWDLTWSGDLPTCERVTTCRDPGDVEHSRRLVSSTRFPVGSTVQFVCDKGYILAGTALLTCHDRQAGGPKWSDRLPKCTPELYEPCHNPGIPEHGAQAPEKRLYQAGATLRFSCTAGHVLLGEASLRCVPGHPSQWSSSPPLCKAASYDEFYSNRNLDAVAKAMPAGAALESTNVAVAVLLPVVAVALLLGGICLYFSRLQGKPSLQLPLSGSHPYDHITVESAFDNPTYETGEMREYEVSI; encoded by the exons aTGGGGGCCCCGGCAGCGGGTCCGGCCGGCCGCGGCGCcgcctgcctcctcctggccgCGCTGCTCCCGCTCCAGCTGCCGCTCCCGCTCCGCGCCCGGGCTCCAG ggctgcagcccgAGGCGCCCAACGCGCTGGCCCGCAAGGGAGCgggcagctgggaggaggagcCGACGGCGCTGCCCACGCCGGACGAGCCCGCGGCCGAGGCCCGCTTCGTCACCACGGCCCCCCCGCTCGACCTGCTCAACCACCACCCGCTGCTGGAGGACTTCCTGCGGGACGCCCCCCGCCCAGGGCCCTTCCTCGGGGGTGCGCAGCGCCCCGACCCACCTGACCCACCCGAGCCACTTGCCCCGACGCCTGCACCCAGCCTGGCACGTCCGGATGAGCCCCCGGCCTTCCCTGAGCCCAGCACGCCCTCCGCCCCCACAGCACTGATGGGCAACAGAGCCGAGGCTGGGGACGTGGAGGGGACACCTGAAATGGCCAGGCCGGTCTTCACCACGGAGCTGCTGGCCACGGCCGCGGGCCCTGTGGTGCCGTGGCCAGAGCCACGTGCCGCTGTCCCCGGGCCGGTGCGCACGGAGCCCCTGGTCACCCCTGCCCCGACCTTCTCCCCCACCGGCCTGCCGCGCCCGGGCCCCGTCACGGTGACCAGCAGCCCCCCGAGCgcctccagccccccagccctggtggcacccccccaggtgcctggcccaaccctgccccaggctgtggaGCCCCAGACAGCAGTGACCCCCAGCGCCACGGCTTCTGGGGATGACGAGGACACCACCAGCACCACcctcatcaccaccaccaccatcaccacggGGCCGGCGCCAG CTCCGTGCGCCTGGAACCTCACGGGCCCCGAGGGCTCCCTGGAGTCTCCGGAGCCGCCCGGCCCCAGCTCGGGCCCCGAGGGCAGCCTGGACTGCACCTATGCCATCTCCGTGTACCCCGGCTACGGCGTGGAGATCAAG GTGCAGAACATCAGCCTGCTGGAGGGGGAGGCCGTGACGGTGGAGACGGTCGGTGGCGCCGAGCCCGTGGTCCTGGCTAACGAGTCCTTCCTCCTGCGGGGCCAGGTCATCCGCAGCCCCAGCAACCAGGTGGCCGTGCGGTACCagagccccgcgcccgcccgcgccGGCGCCTTCCGCTTCCGCTTCCAAG CCTACGTGCTGAGCTGCCGCTTCCCCTCACGCCCGGCCTATGGGGACGTCTCGGTCACCAGCCTGCACCCGGGCGGCGATGCCTACTTCTCCTGCGCCGCCGGCTACCAGCTGCAGGGCCCCCACGCCCTCACCTGCCTCAACGCCACCCGCCCCTTCTggagtggcagggagcccctCTGCGTGG CGGCCTGCGGGGGTGTGATCCGGAACGCCTCCCTGGGGCGCGTCGTCTCGCCCGGCTTCCCCGGGACCTACAGCAACAACCTGACCTGCCACTGGCTGCTGGAGGCACCGCCCGGGCAGCGCCTGCACCTGCACTTCGAGAAGGTCTCGCTGGCCGAGGATGACGACCG GCTCATCATCCGCAATGGGAACGGCGTGGAGGCGCCGCCGGTGTACGACTCGTACGAGGTGGAGTACCTGCCCATCGAGGGGCTGCTCAGCACCGCCCGCCACTTCTTCGTGGAGCTCACGACCGACAGCAGTGGCGCAGCCGCCGGCGTGGCCCTGCGCTACGAGG CCTTCCAGCCCGGGCACTGCTACGAGCCCTTCGTCAAGTACGGCAACTTCACCACCAGCGACGCAGCCTACGCGCTGGGCGCCACCGTGGAGTTCAGCTGCGACCCCGGCTACACGCTGGAGCAGGGCTCCGTGGTCATCGAGTGCGTGGACCCCACCGACCCGCAGTGGAACGAGACGGAGCCGGCCTGCCGAG CTGTGTGCAGCGGGGAGATCACGGACTCGGCCGGCGTCGTCCTGTCGCCCAACTGGCCGGAGGCCTACGGCAAGGGCCAGGACTGCATTTGGGGGCTGCACGTGGAGCAAGACAAGCGCGTCATGCTGGACATCCGTGT GCTGCACGTGGGCACAGGCGATGTGCTGACCTTCTACGACGGGGACGACCTGACCGCCCGCATCCTGGGCCAGTTCACGGGTGCACGCAGCCGCTTCAAGCTCTACACCTCCACGGCCGATGTCACCATCCAGTTCCAGTCCGACCCTGGCAGCTCTGTCTCCGGCTACCAGCAAGGCTTCGTCATCCACTTCTATG AGGTGCCGCGCAACGACACGTGCCCCGAGCTGCCCGAGATCCCCAATGGCTGGAAGACCACGTCGCACCCCGAGCTGATCCACGGCACCGTGGTGACCTACCACTGCTACCCGGGCTATGAGATTGTGGGCACCGACCTGCTCATGTGCCACTGGGACCTCACCTGGAGTGGAGACCTGCCCACCTGCGAGAGAG TGACCACGTGCAGGGACCCAGGAGATGTGGAGCACAGCCGCCGCCTGGTCTCCAGCACCAGGTTCCCAGTGGGCAGCACTGTGCAGTTCGTGTGTGACAAGGGCTACATCCTGGCGGGCACCGCGCTCCTCACCTGCCACGACCGCCAGGCAGGCGGCCCCAAGTGGAGCGATCGCCTGCCCAAGTGCACCC cGGAGCTGTATGAGCCCTGCCACAACCCGGGCATCCCTGAGCACGGTGCtcaagccccagagaagaggcTGTACCAGGCCGGGGCCACCCTGCGCTTCTCGTGCACTGCgggccacgtgctgctgggggagGCGAGTCTGCGCTGCGTGCCCGGGCACCCCTCGCAGTGGAGCAGCTCCCCGCCGCTCTGCAAGGCCG cctcctACGATGAGTTCTACAGCAATCGCAACCTGGACG CAGTCGCCAAGGCCATGCCTGCGGGGGCTGCGCTGGAGAGCACCAACGTCGCTGTCGCTGTTCTCCTGCCCGTGGTCGCAGTGGCATTGCTCCTGGGTGGCATTTGCCTCTACTTCTCCAG GCTCCAGGGGAAGCCGTCTCTGCAGCTGCCGCTCTCGGGGTCACACCCCTACGACCACATCACCGTGGAGTCGGCCTTTGACAACCCCACCTACGAGACCGGA GAGATGAGGGAATATGAGGTCTCCATCTAG